DNA from Dokdonella koreensis DS-123:
AACGTGGCCAGCGGCATCGGCGGGGTCGTCGTGGTCGCCTACCTGTCGGCGCTGTGCAACCTGTCATTCACGGCGACGCAGTTCGCGCTGCTGTCCGCGGCGGCGTCGATCGTCGGGCGCCTGGTAACCGGCACGACCGCCGGCAGCCTGATCGAGAAGCTCGGCTACATCGATTTCTACGTGCTGACGACGATCGCCGCCCTGCCGGGCATCGTGCTGTTCGCGTGGATGATGCGCTCGGGCCTGATCGACAGCTCGATCGGCGAGTCCGACGTGCGCGCCGCAACCGAGGGTCGCGCGCATGCCGCCGCGCTTGAGCCCGAGGCTACTGGGCCAAAAGTCCGGGATACTCGCTAGTCCGTGCCGAGAGTCGACGTCGCGCTTGCGATGCCCTAGTTTCTGTCAAGTCATCTTCGCGCTATGCAGCATATGGAACTTGTCAGCATCCCGATATCGCTCGTGTCGCTGGGTATATCTCTCGGCACGTTTTGGTTGGCGTTCGTTGCCCGCGGGCGACTCAGAATGACGAAGCCGACCATCGTGTTCTTCGGCTTCGATAGCGTTCCAAAATCTACGCCCAAGGTCTTCTTGCGTACATTGCTGTACAGCACGGCGGCGCGAGGGCAGGTCGTTGAAGGCATGTATGCCAAGGTCCGGCATGGCAGCGACGAACGGATATTCAGTTTTTGGGGTTACGGTGAAATGGAAAAACTGTCCCCTGGCAGTGGCCTACATGCAAGTCGTACTGGTTTCGCCGCCAATCATCACTTCGTTCTATCTGTCCACGAGGACGCCTACTGCTTTGAGCCAGGCATTTATGAGATTGATGTAATTGCCGATGTAGTCGGCCACCGAAAACCGACCAGACTTGCGACGATTCAACTATCGCTGTCCAACACCCTCTCAGCGGCATTGCAGCGGAATGAAGGGGTCCTGTTCGAACGCAAGATCAGCGGCGAATACGAAGGCCACTCGGTGGAACGATAGAAGTCGCGACGCATGGGAACTGCCACCATGATTCCGGACCTCGGCACGCCATGGACCACCTTCCTCGGATGCAAGACTCCTAGAGAACGTAGTCGACCGCGTACGGGGCGTGATCGGAGAAGCGCGGCGCGGCGGTGATCGCGCAGCTGCGCAGGCGGTCGCGCAGCGTCGGCGTGACGATCTGGTAGTCGATGCGCCACCCGACGTTGTTGGCGCGCGCCTGGCCGCGGTTGGACCACCAGGTGTATTCGACCGCGTCGGGCTTGATCGCGCGGAAGCTGTCGATCCAGCCGCGCGCCGGCGGCGGCGTGCCGTCGCCGCGGTCGTCGGCGATCATGCCGTTGAGCCAGGCTCGCTCGTCGGGCAGGCAGCCGGAGTTCTTCTGGTTGGACGTCCAGTTCTTGATGTCGTCCCGCGCACGCACGATGTTCCAGTCGCCGCACAGCACGTAGTCCCGGCCGCTGGCGAGCCATTCGTCGAAGATCGGCTTGAGGTAGGCCATCGCCCGGTACTTGAACTGCTGGCGCTCGTCGCCGGAGGATCCGGACGGGATGTAGAACGAGACCACGCTGAGGTTGCCGTAGCGGGCCTCGATGTACCGGCCCTCGTCGTCGAACGGCGCCCAGCCGAGTGCCGTGCGCACCTCGTCGGGCTCGCGGCGCGAGTAGATCGCCACGCCGCTGTAGCCCTTCTTGGTCGACGCGTCGCGGTAGAAGCAGTGGTGCTTGTCGGGCCGGAAGCACGGATCGGCCAGCTGATCCTCCTGCGACTTGGTCTCCTGGATGCAGGTCACGTCGGCATCCTGCTGCTTGAGCCATTCGAAGAAGCCCTTGCTGGCCGCCGAGCGGATGCCGTTGGCGTTG
Protein-coding regions in this window:
- a CDS encoding exodeoxyribonuclease III, whose protein sequence is MRIISFNANGIRSAASKGFFEWLKQQDADVTCIQETKSQEDQLADPCFRPDKHHCFYRDASTKKGYSGVAIYSRREPDEVRTALGWAPFDDEGRYIEARYGNLSVVSFYIPSGSSGDERQQFKYRAMAYLKPIFDEWLASGRDYVLCGDWNIVRARDDIKNWTSNQKNSGCLPDERAWLNGMIADDRGDGTPPPARGWIDSFRAIKPDAVEYTWWSNRGQARANNVGWRIDYQIVTPTLRDRLRSCAITAAPRFSDHAPYAVDYVL